GATCTTTTTACCTCCACTTCCCAAATgatgaaattgaggctcagagaggtgaagtgacttgcctaaaATAGCACAGCTCGTGGTGGGGCCAAGACGCAAAGGCCATCTAACTCCAGACTTTGTTTGCAAaaccacagtcacacacacagtacacacacGACCAATTTTCTCAGAATCAGAGTAAAAGAAGCTTAGCACTAAGGACCATTTCATCCTTGATGACTGCAAAGGGGCTTAAGTATCTTTCACAGCCTCCTGGACAGCATTATGAACCTCGGTAATCATTTTAACAAGTCTTTGGCTCTAGAACGACATTGTCCCCATACGGTAGCCATTAGCCGTATGTGTCAcggctatttaaattaaaatttagttcCTCAGTTACGGGAGCCACATTTCAAGCACTCAGTCACATGTGTCTAGTGGCTACCATTTTGGACAATGAAGATGGAGAACATTTctgtcactgcagaaagttctttGCACAGAGCTGCTGTCAGAAATTAGGTTTGCACCAATCACAAGATTTCTTTTTGACTCAATCTCTGCTGTCAAAATTGTTTACATGCAATTCATCAGTGTTTGCTCAAAATGAACAATGCGAAAAGGCACAATTCTGACCATTTGAGCTTTCGCGATGTTTTGATTGCCATGAGTGAGAGAGGCTGAGCTTGCAAATGTGCATGCCGGGAGACCCCCGTCCCTGCAACCTACCTAAATGGCATCGGATGCGGATGTTGGTGGGTCCATAGTGCTCCGTTATCACAGTCCCAGGGCTCAGCACAGAGATGCACGCGTTCCCAAAAACATTGTTCCCAATACAGGTCCGAAGGCTTCCGAGCAAGCGGTACGTCCGTGGACACTTCCTACAGTTCCTGGGAACACAAACCCCCTGATTGACCAAGTAAAAGGTGAACCACTCCCCGCTGGGGGTGCTGTTCATTTTCCATCCTTGCGGGAGGCTGCAGTTTGAGAAAGCTTTGTAGAGGGTCTCAAACTCGCACAGGATGGTCTGGAAGTTCCGTTCCAGCACTTCCACGTCATGTTTCTGTGCATCCCGGGAGAAATAGGGCGTGGTGGGCAGGTCGGGTAGGAAGAAGACCTCGGGCTTCTGGATGGAGGGCCGGCTGTTGAGGTACCGGCCCTGCTCGCGGATGCCCTTGTGGATGCGGCCCATGCCGGACCAGGAGTAGCGCTTGGCGTACTCCTGCAGGTTGTGGTATAGCTTCTGGTTGAGGCCCTCGTTGTGGGTGCAGCGCACGCACTCGGGGGACTGGCAGTACACATAGCCATTCTGCAGCCCGTTGGCATCGGCGGCCTGCATGAGGGAGTTGACGGAGACGTAGGGCCGGGGCTGCTCCCTGCCCACGTGATAACAGTACCACACGAACAGGACCAGGAGGCAGGCCACAGTGATGACAGCGGTGGTGTCGCAGTCCCGCACGGACTGGATGCCGGTGGCGATGCAGTCCCTCAGGCCATCCAGCGACCAGCTCCAGGCCACCAGCCACTCGAGCGACATCTTGGGGCAGTCCTTACTGGGGATGTGAAGCAAGGTCAGACAATCAGTCCTCGGGGGTCCCAAGGGCGCCCACACCATGCAGGTTAGAGTGGGGGGGAAGGAGCGactggggcagggggaggcaTGGCTGCCACCAATCCTCAGATCCTGCCAGGGGCGGCATTGATGAACGACAAGGTCGGCCGTGCCCACTGCTCCACTTCTGGCAAAAGTCACTGCAGTGGGGTGGAAGAGGCTGGTTTTTGTCTCATTATCAAGTGCTGTCGGTCCCTGTGAAAGTCTTTGTTTAGGAAAACCAAACCtggcatggaaaaaaaaaaaatcagcataaaTTTTACACCTGGAAAAGTCCTCAAATGAAATGTAAAGTGTTAGATCATTCTGTAGGATCCTAGTTGGTGCAGGTCACACTTTGCAATCTTGTGTATTGCCACCCCATTTTACTGCCACCCCCATTTCCCAAAAGGCCAGTAGCATTTCATCTGCGTCAAGTACTGCTTACAATTACAGCAGTCCCATCTGCTTTGTGCTCTCCATAGGAGGgtgctattatccccattttacagatgagaaaactgaggctcatatGAGTTACACAGCCAGGGCGGGGACTCAAACACCATCTGACTTCAAGGCCCATGTCTATCCATTTTGCTGCGCTATTTCATCATAGGTATTTAATCAATGCGTATATTCCTGTAATTGCTGTACCTTTAATTCCAAAGAATCCTGGATtcaaaaacatcttaaaaatggCAAAGGGACTTAAAAACTGCATATTCTCCATTTCGCTTTCTCTTTGCAAGCATTTCATCATCCTTATTTCATTCTGCTGCCCTTCTGACAGAGGTTGGGCTAATACCAAGTTGGAAGAGGAAGTGGGCACTCTGAGGTCATGCCTGCGGCAGACAAAGGGCGTTTTCTGTCTACCCACTTGGAGACTACCTACTGGCCTCACCCACAGGGTCATGAAAGGAAAACGAGGGAggtagaatgaaaataaaagcccTTCCaggtctctgcctcagtttcccacagCCGACAGCATCTCCAAAACAGCCAGAAATGCTTTGCTACTTACCCAGCTGGGGGTTAGGGCCAGGGCCCGGAACCCTCATGGTCCTAATAACCTAAGAGGGGCTGAATGTCATGCTGCCTAAGTCTCTAAAACCCCAGCCGTGTTTCCCAGCATTCTCCAAAACCTTTTGTTCATCCTGCTTCTTCTGATACAATGAGAACAGCCAGGTCTCTGCTTCTACAAGTCTGATACTCAAGGAGCACAACGTAGAATATTCCTTTTGTACTTGACGCTCTCACTTCTCTCTCAGAAATATGGGAGGGCAgctgaaaaaactgaaaagttgTACCCTCCCTTTTCCCAGGGGACTAAATTTGGCCTGAAAATTCTTGCAGCGTTGTAGCAGAGAGGAGCCAAATTAGAGATGGGCCCAGCTGAGGATTCATCCCAACCTTGGGCAGATCACTtctcctaagcctcagtttttcttttttttctttttgacggagtttcactttttttattgcccaggctggagtgcaatggcacaatctcccaggttcaagcgattctcctgcctcagcctcccgagtagctgggattacaggcatgcgccaccacacctagctaattttgtatttttagtagagatagggtttctccatgttggtcaggctggtcttgaaatcctgacctcaggtgatccgtccaccttggcctcccaaagtgctgggattacaggcatgagccaccatgcccggccgcctcagtttctttatccgtGAAATGGGGTTCCTGTTCATCTCACTGGATGAAGATGAATGATGGCGGATGGACAACGATCAAGTCATAATGAGCACCCAATATATGCAGGCAACGGCTAGGATGGGTGGCATCCCATAACGAGTAGCCGGCATTCCAAAGGTGGGGCATGGGAGAAAGATATCGCAAGACTCAGAATTCCAACAGTTAAAGGTAAATCCTCTTGTTGCCCCATGTGTCAAGTGGATTTTTTGTCCCCAGACTTGCTAAGCTAAAAATGAAAGGGAAGCCTTAGGTGCTCATTAACTGCCTACTtgcttcttcccagttttggtTGAATAATCACTTGACTATAATGTTTAGTAAGTCAAAAACACACATGCTGAATATTCATggaaattttttatgtttctagGAAAAATACAAGAGTGGGGAGGTTAGAAGctaaattgttgttgttttttctttcccacaCGTTCTCAATTTCTTCTCAGATTGAGGAGACGAGGAAAAGGCTATGACTCACTAGAGGTTAAGAAATCCCTTCAGCCCCCTGTTTCTCTCCTTGTTAGACCATAAACTGGCAGCTGTTACCTCTTTAGGAAAACGAAAGAAAATCCAGATGAAAGATGTTTTGTTTGCAAGCCACCTCCCAAACAGAACCCCAGAGTTCCTGAAATTCAGTGTGAAACGATCATCTATGTGACGCCAAGCACTTTCACTAAAAGGATTTCCCCCACCACTGAGCTAAACCCCTAACTGGAACTTTTCAACTGGGTTTGTCAGGAGGAGAGGTTTTTATCTTAAATGTTCTAAGAGTGAGATGGTGACAATTTAACAAGCAACTGTAAAGTGTGAGTTCCCATCAGCCCTGCTAATCACTTAAGTCAAGCAAAATGCAAACACAGAAAACGGTGGATGACGGAGAAACCTCTCCACTGGACACCCCAGCCCTTACCCTCTTCTACAGAAAGCCTCCTTCTGTACAGACCCAGCCATGAGCCCTCCCCAAGGCCGAGCTGTAAGCAAAAGAATGTAAAAGATTCTGAACCCCAGCTTCAGACCCTCCTCCCGAGATCATAAATAGCACTGAGAGCTCAAGAGAGGACTTTTCATAACTGTCAGtcacttttattcaaaatatgcCTATAGGCCCCTGCACCCAGAGGTGGATTTACAAGCTCAAAGCTGAACTGTGACAATAAAAGAAACACTTACATGTGTAGAGTGACTGGCAGTTTATTAAGCACTGCTTCAAACGTTTGATCCTCACAGCTACCCAGTGACAACTCCCCATCTCcccagtggggaggggagaggctcCCCTGACAGCTCCTTGCCCAGTGACCACAGTAGCTTCCAGCTTCCTTCACGCATTTGTTCACTGTCATCTGTGTTATTTCTGTCCTCATCAGGGATGGGGACATCTCACCGCAGCTCTGCACTTTAATAATATGCAACCCCAGACCTTCCAGCTCAGTTGGCTCTGGGGAATTGACTGCAAATCCATGGCCAGTTGGAGAGCAAGTCCAATCCAAGACAACTTCTGACACCATGAACACCTGGGAGAGCCGGTCTCAGACCTGACCTGGTCAACCTACTTCAGATGTCCATTCCCAGAGGCTGCCCAATGCCAAAGAGTGTCTGCTCACCCTCAGGATGAGGCCAAATCACCCTGGAAGCCCCCCAGTGAGCAGCACAGCCCTAGGCAAGGTGTGTGATGCATGTCACCCTCTCCACTCAAGGGCCAGAGATATGCCCTGGGGCCAGCCCTTCCCGGTGCAGACCTGGGGATCTTCCCTCTCTTGGACAGCTTCTCAGCACCCACCTGCCCTGGAGAGTGGGAAAGAGGGGAGGGATGAAGATGGGTTAACACAGATGGTGACCACCAGGAGTTCAGGAGAGGAGGGGGATGGGACGATGGAAAGGTGAGTGTTGCCAGGAAAAGTGGGCGATCAGCTCAAGATTGTGGAAGGAGGTTTATGGCGCCTGATAATTCGTGGGACAGGGGAGGAGGGTCACCACGTGAAATATGGGAAGCGGGTGATGCTGAGATCTGGGGGAGGGGGACAGGAGGTGAGGAAAGAGGGGTCACAGGGGAGGAGGCAAATGGAGGAAGGGACCACgatggggcagggaggaggagaagcaggaggtCTAGGGAGGGTGATGCTCGGCTCCGAGGCGGCTGCACTCAGCACGTACGAGCGCTGGCCTCGGCCGGGCCAGGATGCGGGCGCCCGGGTCCCGGAGCATCCtcggcgggggcggcggcggcgccggCGCCGGGAAGGGAGGGCCGCGGGCCTGCAGCTGCCCGGCTCCCGCCTCCAACCCCCGTCCCGGGGTCGGCTCGGCCGCGCCGCCCTCCCgccccagcagccccagcagACGAAGCTTACCTGCGCCCGGGCGCGCGGGCGGCTGTCGGGACCCAGGAGACGCCGCCGCCCGAGGGCGCGGACCTGCGGACGCCCCCTGCCCGGTGCCGCGGAGCCGCCGCCCGGCCGCTGCCCAGCCCACGCCGCTGGAGTCCGAGCCGGAGCACCAGCCGGAGCCCAAGCCGCGCCGGTGCCCCCGCCGGTGCAGACGCGGCGCTGCGCTCCGCGGGGCCGCGAAGACCACAACTCCCACAATGCCTCGCGCGCTGGGCCGGCGGGGGAGGGGGCGCCGGAGGGGCGGGGCcagcggggcggggccggggacCCCCCTGCACCCGGCACCTGCGCTCGCCCTGCGGGAGACGACCCGAGGCCGGGCCCGCCGCGGCTCCGGAGGGTCCTGGCACTGCGCCCCGAGACGCAGCGCCCGCCCAGCCCGAGGGTGCGCGCAGGCGGCGACAAGTGTGCAGTCATTCATTAAGAAAGGCTCGCGTCGCTTCCTCCGCTCTTTCGTTTTTCGCTCTTTCTCtgttctccctccctctgtctttctgttcctctctGAGTCGCCCTCgtctccatttcctccttttcattctctttcactTCCCCGCGACCTCACTTCCTCTCGCCCTAAGGCCTTCTTTCCTTTATTGATGGACTCAACATGGACTTCTGAGGCCCTCAGGCACTTGGAATGAAACCGCAAGTCAAACCAGATTCTTAGTCTCGTGGAAAACTCATTCGCTCAGTACAGTAATGATGGGCCAGCCTGGGTCCCCGTCCCTGCCTGCTGCGCTGAGCGTGCGTGGTGAGCGCTCAGGCCCGTCCTGCCCTCAGTGAGCCACCGTCTAGCGGGTCCTGCCCTCAGTGAGCCACCGTCTAGCGGGAGGGAACCCTCACCCCCGGGTAGGGTTTAGGAGGGGAAGCACAGGCAGGATGGTTGTCTGACTAGGGGACTGATGAACTGCGAATGGAGGCCCCAAGGAGGTTGCTTGGAGGAGGTGACGTTTGAGCTAAGACCTGGGGGAGACAAGCTAACAGTGGCTACGGGATGTGTTAGGGGCGCCAGGGAAACTGCATGGGTGGGTTCTGGGAGCATAGAGTGGGATGGCCCGCCCACAATCCATCTGTCTCTGTCCCAGACCCACCTCTCCTGTGTCCCAGAATTTATCTCTAACATGGCCCAGAAGCC
This is a stretch of genomic DNA from Papio anubis isolate 15944 chromosome 16, Panubis1.0, whole genome shotgun sequence. It encodes these proteins:
- the ASPHD2 gene encoding aspartate beta-hydroxylase domain-containing protein 2 isoform X1; the protein is MVSEVVLDWTCSPTGHGFAVNSPEPTELEGLGLHIIKVQSCGEMSPSLMRTEITQMTVNKCVKEAGSYCGHWARSCQGSLSPPHWGDGELSLGSCEDQTFEAVLNKLPVTLHMFGFPKQRLSQGPTALDNETKTSLFHPTAVTFARSGAVGTADLVVHQCRPWQDLRIGGSHASPCPSRSFPPTLTCMVWAPLGPPRTDCLTLLHIPSKDCPKMSLEWLVAWSWSLDGLRDCIATGIQSVRDCDTTAVITVACLLVLFVWYCYHVGREQPRPYVSVNSLMQAADANGLQNGYVYCQSPECVRCTHNEGLNQKLYHNLQEYAKRYSWSGMGRIHKGIREQGRYLNSRPSIQKPEVFFLPDLPTTPYFSRDAQKHDVEVLERNFQTILCEFETLYKAFSNCSLPQGWKMNSTPSGEWFTFYLVNQGVCVPRNCRKCPRTYRLLGSLRTCIGNNVFGNACISVLSPGTVITEHYGPTNIRIRCHLGLKTPNGCELVVGGEPQCWAEGRCLLFDDSFLHAAFHEGSAEDGPRVVFMVDLWHPNVAAAERQALDFIFAPGR
- the ASPHD2 gene encoding aspartate beta-hydroxylase domain-containing protein 2 isoform X2 translates to MVWAPLGPPRTDCLTLLHIPSKDCPKMSLEWLVAWSWSLDGLRDCIATGIQSVRDCDTTAVITVACLLVLFVWYCYHVGREQPRPYVSVNSLMQAADANGLQNGYVYCQSPECVRCTHNEGLNQKLYHNLQEYAKRYSWSGMGRIHKGIREQGRYLNSRPSIQKPEVFFLPDLPTTPYFSRDAQKHDVEVLERNFQTILCEFETLYKAFSNCSLPQGWKMNSTPSGEWFTFYLVNQGVCVPRNCRKCPRTYRLLGSLRTCIGNNVFGNACISVLSPGTVITEHYGPTNIRIRCHLGLKTPNGCELVVGGEPQCWAEGRCLLFDDSFLHAAFHEGSAEDGPRVVFMVDLWHPNVAAAERQALDFIFAPGR